A genomic segment from Canis aureus isolate CA01 chromosome 4, VMU_Caureus_v.1.0, whole genome shotgun sequence encodes:
- the TACR2 gene encoding substance-K receptor isoform X2, whose protein sequence is MGAHAIVTDANISSSLENNTTGITAFSMPGWQLALWATAYLVLVLVAVTGNATVIWIILAHQRMRTVTNYFIVNLALADLCMAAFNAAFNFVYASHNIWYFGRAFCHFQNLFPITAMFVSIYSMTAIAADRYHLVVIALIYVLPLLVMLLAYSVIGLTLWRREVPRHQVHGASLRHLRAKKKFVKTMVLVVVTFAICWLPYHFYFILGSFQEDIYYHKFIQQVYLALFWLAMSSTMYNPIIYCCLNHRFRSGFRLAFRCCPWVTPTEEDKIELTHTPSLSARINRCHTKETFFMAGETALSPATNGQAKGPQDGLPDEP, encoded by the exons ATGGGGGCCCATGCCATTGTGACTGACGCCAACATCTCGTCCAGCCTTGAGAACAACACCACGGGCATCACGGCCTTCTCCATGCCCGGCTGGCAGCTGGCACTGTGGGCCACCGCCTACCTGGTCCTGGTGTTGGTGGCCGTGACGGGCAATGCCACGGTCATCTGGATCATCCTGGCCCATCAAAGAATGCGCACAGTCACCAATTACTTCATCGTCAACCTGGCCCTGGCTGACCTCTGCATGGCCGCCTTCAACGCTGCCTTCAATTTCGTCTACGCCAGCCACAACATCTGGTACTTTGGCCGTGCCTTCTGTCATTTCCAGAACCTCTTCCCCATCACAGCCATGTTCGTCAGCATCTACTCCATGACCGCCATCGCCGCTGACAG GTACCACCTGGTGGTGATCGCCCTCATCTACGTGCTGCCTCTCTTGGTGATGCTCCTCGCCTACAGTGTCATCGGCCTCACTCTCTGGAGACGCGAGGTTCCCAGGCACCAGGTGCACGGCGCCAGCCTGCGCCACCTGCGAGCCAAGAAGAAG TTTGTGAAGACcatggtgctggtggtggtgacaTTTGCCATCTGCTGGCTGCCCTACCACTTCTACTTCATCCTGGGCAGCTTCCAGGAAGACATCTACTACCACAAGTTCATCCAGCAGGTGTACTTGGCGCTCTTCTGGCTGGCCATGAGCTCCACAATGTACAATCCCATCATCTACTGCTGCCTCAACCACAG GTTTCGCTCTGGATTCCGGCTTGCTTTCCGTTGCTGCCCGTGGGTCACGCCAACTGAGGAGGATAAGATTGAGCTGACTCACACTCCATCCCTCTCTGCGAGGATCAACAGGTGCCACACTAAAGAGACTTTCTTCATGGCTGGGGAGACTGCCCTTTCTCCGGCTACCAATGGGCAGGCCAAGGGTCCCCAAGATGGGTTACCTGATGAACCCTGA
- the TACR2 gene encoding substance-K receptor isoform X1: MGAHAIVTDANISSSLENNTTGITAFSMPGWQLALWATAYLVLVLVAVTGNATVIWIILAHQRMRTVTNYFIVNLALADLCMAAFNAAFNFVYASHNIWYFGRAFCHFQNLFPITAMFVSIYSMTAIAADRYVAIVHPFQPRLSAPGTRAVIAGIWLLALALAFPQCFYSTITMDQGATKCVVVWPEDNGSKMLLLYHLVVIALIYVLPLLVMLLAYSVIGLTLWRREVPRHQVHGASLRHLRAKKKFVKTMVLVVVTFAICWLPYHFYFILGSFQEDIYYHKFIQQVYLALFWLAMSSTMYNPIIYCCLNHRFRSGFRLAFRCCPWVTPTEEDKIELTHTPSLSARINRCHTKETFFMAGETALSPATNGQAKGPQDGLPDEP, encoded by the exons ATGGGGGCCCATGCCATTGTGACTGACGCCAACATCTCGTCCAGCCTTGAGAACAACACCACGGGCATCACGGCCTTCTCCATGCCCGGCTGGCAGCTGGCACTGTGGGCCACCGCCTACCTGGTCCTGGTGTTGGTGGCCGTGACGGGCAATGCCACGGTCATCTGGATCATCCTGGCCCATCAAAGAATGCGCACAGTCACCAATTACTTCATCGTCAACCTGGCCCTGGCTGACCTCTGCATGGCCGCCTTCAACGCTGCCTTCAATTTCGTCTACGCCAGCCACAACATCTGGTACTTTGGCCGTGCCTTCTGTCATTTCCAGAACCTCTTCCCCATCACAGCCATGTTCGTCAGCATCTACTCCATGACCGCCATCGCCGCTGACAG GTACGTGGCCATCGTCCACCCCTTCCAGCCCCggctctctgccccaggcaccaGAGCGGTGATTGCTGGCATCTGGCTGCTGGCCCTGGCCCTCGCCTTCCCCCAGTGCTTCTACTCCACCATCACCATGGACCAGGGCGCCACCAAGTGTGTGGTGGTGTGGCCTGAGGACAACGGCAGCAAGATGCTCCTTTT GTACCACCTGGTGGTGATCGCCCTCATCTACGTGCTGCCTCTCTTGGTGATGCTCCTCGCCTACAGTGTCATCGGCCTCACTCTCTGGAGACGCGAGGTTCCCAGGCACCAGGTGCACGGCGCCAGCCTGCGCCACCTGCGAGCCAAGAAGAAG TTTGTGAAGACcatggtgctggtggtggtgacaTTTGCCATCTGCTGGCTGCCCTACCACTTCTACTTCATCCTGGGCAGCTTCCAGGAAGACATCTACTACCACAAGTTCATCCAGCAGGTGTACTTGGCGCTCTTCTGGCTGGCCATGAGCTCCACAATGTACAATCCCATCATCTACTGCTGCCTCAACCACAG GTTTCGCTCTGGATTCCGGCTTGCTTTCCGTTGCTGCCCGTGGGTCACGCCAACTGAGGAGGATAAGATTGAGCTGACTCACACTCCATCCCTCTCTGCGAGGATCAACAGGTGCCACACTAAAGAGACTTTCTTCATGGCTGGGGAGACTGCCCTTTCTCCGGCTACCAATGGGCAGGCCAAGGGTCCCCAAGATGGGTTACCTGATGAACCCTGA